One segment of Lachancea thermotolerans CBS 6340 chromosome E complete sequence DNA contains the following:
- the SSM4 gene encoding E3 ubiquitin-protein ligase SSM4 (weakly similar to uniprot|P40318 Saccharomyces cerevisiae YIL030C SSM4 Protein involved in mRNA turnover integral nuclear membrane protein) — protein sequence MGVAAEESSGENEHSAALNASCRICRGENTSDSPLFHPCKCRGSIKYIHESCLLEWVASKNVDLARPGANIKCDICHYSIQFKTLYDENMPDRIPVGLVIRTTLGSVFKEAQAVIRIVMATTLLVVGIPLAWNTLGKLIAMLLFGGSLPIQGDFWKSLLYGFEATVPENPSKLNIALQLLKNYRFSLTQIVFLTVIHIALYFQYDMVVREPIFREMVYHNIGPRFNGEELATSLHNAMQFIRANEERLRAQRAVPLQEDLLRGQDLGFGNEGIQAGNDEHNDDRHNSTHRNRGSEDGIFYNGEDDEDDDDYEPNEAVASEESIASSSSSDHEIDDEERQQLDENNGVFNFTMNHGRDNDLEFMVQNAQQNAEREQHEEPAVGPGRNDGAADPEEAWNQERPAIFGVQLRFRNLPFYFLAATAFLAIYLYLTYAIPTFLGNLLLTIYSKVFVWAFRGFIKLVEISRTPTLYKELSRRFPRISSLNLWLNTKAMQIFSFISYVYTNYVDYNNKTSTVAQSIPALATYSTLLGILCASTGIMSRGYGPKNGMKNSNLRFVFHLFFAIRCSLKVFLLFGIELVGFPVLAGLMIDFSLISPCLTSHNKFLLIGGLDIWSPAKWVLYWVIGTFYMCWFAKYVAMIRKYIIRPGVLFFIRSSDDPNIRILHDSLIHPMRVQISRLLLSIMLYALFIVIGFGFHTRILFPLILKSKLLPFETAQDELFFYGIAAILHQPMRITEANKSFNLYVRQYWTKAFDLSCKKLRLSSFILNKDISTERGYIVYRNLFYRFFFSEKAKWSNPDLYVDPKTPAQADELFKANLEIHAYFVPDGTLMRVPANDLISRNYVQTLFVPVTKENKLLKPLDVESIKERNKENAGDYSYLDDQSTEFDAYTVVYTPPNFRSRFSTLLLLIWVFASVLCMTLALFFNFVGRLMLVAVLSPFSGNEKARGYLLAYRKFSSVSLWPIAIGAWITMRGTELFHKFKMTRVVHDEYAVHPEAGDGAENDGGVREPENLEPAADFEENEEGANAPLPQDRLQWQGRLLFILLGKMQAIKYCIVLYYNFAFVSLFVEIFILRIEKPWKIDTFFTPNSWAEFGTVVSERLVTFGLFFTWFVLASIIDARKSIQRMLQLGQDERLKSLKILVIDLVKECVLTAGLSFALQMALCTYEYLLKGPPSYESVLSAYSFLRTVRPSLSSSEVPWTIPHKLFFVIPPVLSGTFYLPKIFKSVSDFIKKSVVNTREQVYGRGKTLTNLPEGL from the coding sequence TTCAAGACGTTGTACGACGAGAACATGCCGGACCGTATTCCCGTGGGGCTGGTCATACGCACTACGCTTGGGTCCGTTTTCAAAGAGGCGCAAGCTGTAATACGCATTGTGATGGCCACCACTTTGCTCGTTGTGGGCATCCCTCTGGCATGGAATACTTTGGGGAAATTGATCGCCATGCTGTTGTTTGGCGGAAGTCTTCCCATTCAAGGCGACTTttggaagagcttgctTTACGGATTTGAGGCAACAGTGCCAGAAAACCCATCCAAGTTAAACATTgctcttcaacttttgaagaactaCAGATTCTCCCTAACACAAATTGTTTTTCTCACAGTAATACACATCGCCCTCTATTTTCAATACGACATGGTTGTGCGGGAACCCATATTCCGCGAGATGGTGTACCACAACATCGGTCCCCGCTTCAATGGTGAAGAGCTGGCAACATCCCTCCATAACGCCATGCAGTTCATTCGGGCGAATGAAGAACGACTGCGCGCTCAGCGGGCAGTTCCTTTGCAGGAAGACCTGCTTCGTGGTCAAGACCTCGGATTTGGAAACGAAGGTATCCAGGCGGGAAATGACGAGCACAATGACGATAGGCACAATTCCACCCATAGGAATCGCGGAAGCGAAGATGGCATTTTTTACAACGGGgaggatgacgaagatgatgacgatTACGAACCCAACGAGGCAGTGGCTTCTGAAGAGTCAATTGCTTCCTCAAGTTCTAGCGATCACGAAATTGATGACGAGGAGCGCCAGCAGCTGGACGAGAACAACGGCGTTTTCAACTTCACCATGAATCATGGCAGAGATAACGATCTTGAATTTATGGTGCAAAACGCTCAACAAAACGCCGAGAGGGAGCAGCATGAAGAACCAGCTGTGGGTCCAGGTCGCAATGATGGTGCAGCTGATCCTGAGGAGGCCTGGAACCAAGAACGTCCAGCAATCTTCGGCGTACAATTAAGATTCAGAAACCTGCCTTTCTACTTTCTTGCTGCGACAGCGTTCTTGGCGATATATCTTTACTTGACCTACGCTATTCCTACATTCTTGGGCAATCTGCTCTTGACCATTTACAGCAAAGTATTTGTTTGGGCTTTCCGGGGGTTCAtaaagcttgttgagatttcaagaacacCAACACTCTACAAAGAGTTGTCGAGGCGCTTCCCCCGTATTTCTTCCCTCAATTTGTGGCTTAACACTAAGGCAATGCAGATCTTTTCATTCATATCCTACGTGTACACCAACTACGTTGACTACAACAATAAGACCTCAACCGTCGCGCAATCTATACCTGCCTTGGCCACGTACAGCACGCTTCTTGGAATTTTATGTGCAAGTACGGGGATCATGAGTAGAGGCTATGGGCCAAAGAACGGTATGAAGAACTCTAATCTCCGATTTGTATTCCACCTTTTCTTCGCAATAAGATGTTCGCTTAAAGTTTTTCTATTGTTCGGCATTGAACTTGTTGGTTTTCCTGTCCTAGCTGGTTTGATGATTGACTTTTCACTGATTAGCCCATGCCTGACTTCGCATAACAAATTCCTGCTTATTGGAGGGCTCGACATATGGTCTCCAGCAAAGTGGGTCCTTTATTGGGTTATTGGGACATTCTACATGTGTTGGTTCGCGAAGTATGTCGCTATGATCAGAAAATACATTATTAGACCGGGCGTGCTATTTTTCATCCGGTCTTCTGATGATCCAAATATCAGAATTTTGCACGATAGCCTAATTCATCCTATGAGAGTCCAAATTTCTAGGCTGCTTCTGTCAATAATGCTTTACGCCTTATTCATTGTTATCGGATTCGGCTTCCATACTAGAATCTTGTTCCCTTTGATTCTCAAGTCCAAGTTGTTGCCCTTTGAAACTGCTCAAGATGAACTGTTTTTTTACGGGATTGCTGCGATTCTCCACCAGCCAATGCGTATAACCGAAGCGaataaaagcttcaacttgtaTGTTCGGCAGTATTGGACGAAAGCTTTTGACCTTTCCTGCAAGAAGCTTCGTTTGTCTTCTTTTATTTTGAATAAAGACATATCAACGGAGAGAGGGTACATTGTATACCGTAATCTTTTCTACaggttttttttctctGAGAAAGCCAAATGGTCAAACCCAGACCTTTATGTTGACCCTAAAACCCCGGCTCAGGCTGAtgaactcttcaaagctaaTCTAGAGATACATGCCTATTTTGTGCCCGACGGAACCCTAATGCGTGTACCAGCAAACGATCTTATTTCACGGAATTACGTGCAAACGCTCTTTGTGCCGGTCACAAAGGAgaacaaacttttgaagcctCTCGATGTTGAGTCAATCAAAGAGAGgaacaaagaaaacgcaGGAGATTATAGCTATCTTGACGACCAAAGCACAGAATTTGATGCATACACGGTCGTGTATACGCCCCCTAACTTTAGGTCAAGGTTTTCAACTCTATTACTGCTAATTTGGGTTTTTGCCTCAGTTTTATGCATGACTCTGGCACTATTTTTTAACTTCGTTGGAAGACTAATGCTGGTGGCTGTATTATCACCCTTTTCAGGTAATGAGAAAGCTCGCGGGTATCTATTGGCGTACCGGAAGTTCTCATCCGTAAGCTTATGGCCCATTGCTATAGGTGCATGGATTACAATGCGCGGAACAGAACTATTTCACAAGTTTAAGATGACCAGGGTCGTGCACGATGAATATGCTGTGCACCCCGAGGCCGGCGATGGAGCCGAGAATGACGGCGGCGTTAGAGAACCAGAAAATCTCGAGCCTGCTgcagactttgaagaaaacgaGGAAGGTGCCAATGCGCCCTTGCCCCAAGATAGACTGCAGTGGCAAGGACGACTACTATTCATTTTGTTGGGTAAAATGCAAGCCATAAAGTACTGTATTGTACTATACTACAATTTCGCATTCGTTTCGCTCTTCGTTGAAATTTTTATCTTAAGAATTGAAAAGCCCTGGAAAATTGACACTTTCTTCACACCAAATTCTTGGGCAGAATTTGGCACTGTAGTGAGCGAAAGACTTGTGACTtttggtcttttttttacttGGTTTGTGTTGGCCTCGATCATTGACGCAAGGAAGTCAATTCAGCGTATGCTACAGCTAGGGCAAGATGAAAGGCTaaaatctttgaaaattcTCGTTATCGATTTGGTCAAGGAATGTGTCCTGACGGCAGGCCTCAGCTTTGCATTGCAAATGGCTTTATGCACATATGAGTATCTGTTAAAGGGTCCCCCTTCCTATGAATCAGTCTTGTCGGCGTATTCTTTCCTGAGAACAGTCCGCCCTTCGCTGTCATCATCAGAAGTTCCTTGGACTATCCCTCAcaaacttttctttgtcaTTCCTCCCGTGTTGAGCGGCACTTTCTATCTACccaagatcttcaagtcAGTTTCTGATTTCATTAAGAAATCCGTTGTTAACACAAGGGAGCAGGTCTACGGCAGGGGCAAGACCCTGACAAACCTGCCTGAAGGATTGTGA
- the ULP2 gene encoding SUMO protease ULP2 (weakly similar to uniprot|P40537 Saccharomyces cerevisiae YIL031W ULP2 Peptidase that deconjugates Smt3/SUMO-1 peptides from proteins plays a role in chromosome cohesion at centromeric regions and recovery from checkpoint arrest induced by DNA damage or DNA replication defects potential Cdc28p substrate) — MGRRPGRLGGMAPIDTLSSSMSRRDPVPTRYTSHRKDPKVIQELNRASVRDFMPDVSANSSLRASQAHESGDRSPIESPVTIESDAPVHTTPARKRQKISASLILSSPEISSDAAPGAQVCKSSGMVRVVIRTGKEIVKSNSVLKIVNDDEGVRFSIRWKGADIEGSQVDFLRDCEKVYFDALKSHMGVLLKHSRCVDLDDTCKTEKTKILLWSSNVGADVNLIRLKEVIKNSMIDSAVLSNRLAILGTMKQAVARQELEAFSKRRFWEKPEFQSLGKRHSKSSKSSSGSSGFKITVPHETEPDKDDKASHNTIPSTQFYTDGNTGSPPQSSNSLREHTLSSLRRSTRTTKASSPDGTSFDDSCTVYEKPEVFKPSLFYKFDDNTTLSVTNQDFKCLYNHDWINDSILDFFVKYWTEDSIRRGTIVREKVHVLSSFFYTKLISNADNYYNNVKKWVNHTGLFKKQYLVMPININYHWFGCIIENLPSLFSFLKREREFKEKHQKSADGDDIENSDDLSVTSPIVTILVYDSLRQTHSREVEPIKEFLIAYAADKYGLEVSRNQIKMKSCLVPQQPNMSDCGVHVILNTRKFFENPTKTFELWKSAKSKNKTASKVINEYFEKKERINARPDLRSVLWKLQEKQIEFNKLNGVTETSEDDGIKSDGEHSDIEIIENYEQPATRPEQTSGQINEELSKPNEGQYSTPEIPESKDQLCASSKKDAPTLNSELPKTDMITGPETSAGGVEGESKAYKSQDRRFLESSPELLPAKLSEASSEHPAQDKGSVSKYFAKAKSKHGTQETRDDIEASALGLDSTSGASYNVILKHKDAPDPDKITCGTGTLENDEDRDLRAPSQGSKVLGSPSSTNGIAILGSQAYEENKGNGGLTSSPDCNSDDDVRLVSTNSAGSLDLSGQHSSQGSFIKQLSPVRKFQAAMSKYSGAADEEVSDRTDSIHQSPHLKALDAPLSRRSVIQDQVQDIDDGLSTKKFAIDVDRSGSEESCDGEQESSTRRSGVHKFRNSLGCSPKLEHLGKPGKG; from the coding sequence ATGGGCAGGAGACCAGGTAGGCTTGGGGGCATGGCCCCCATTGATACACTATCTTCGTCAATGAGCCGAAGAGACCCCGTTCCTACGCGTTACACTTCACATCGCAAGGATCCTAAGGTCATCCAGGAGCTGAATAGAGCGTCAGTACGCGATTTTATGCCCGATGTCTCGGCCAACTCAAGCCTTCGTGCTTCTCAGGCCCACGAGTCAGGAGATAGATCGCCCATAGAAAGCCCTGTGACAATCGAGAGCGATGCGCCGGTGCATACGACTCCGGCCAGAAAGCGACAAAAAATATCCGCTAGCCTGATCCTGAGTTCTCCAGAAATTAGTTCCGATGCGGCGCCAGGAGCGCAAGTCTGTAAATCCAGCGGCATGGTGCGCGTGGTGATCCGAACTGGCAAAGAAATAGTAAAATCAAATTCGGTGCTCAAGATTGTGAACGACGACGAAGGTGTCAGATTTAGCATACGGTGGAAGGGTGCCGACATAGAGGGCTCTCAAGTGGATTTTCTGCGAGACTGCGAAAAAGTTTACTTTGACGCCCTCAAGAGCCATATGGGTGTTTTACTGAAACACTCGCGCTGCGTAGACCTAGACGACACCTGCaaaacagaaaaaacaaaaattcttctttggagCAGCAATGTAGGAGCTGACGTGAACCTCATCCGCCTCAAGGAGgttatcaaaaacagtATGATCGACTCTGCAGTACTCTCAAATCGGCTAGCTATTTTAGGCACTATGAAGCAAGCCGTAGCACGCCAAGAGttggaagctttttctaAGCGCAGGTTTTGGGAAAAGCCAGAGTTTCAGTCGCTTGGAAAGCGCCACTCGAAGTCATCGAAGTCCAGCTCAGGCAGCTCGGGATTCAAGATTACAGTTCCTCATGAGACAGAGCCGGACAAGGACGATAAAGCCAGTCATAATACCATACCTTCGACGCAATTTTATACAGACGGCAATACTGGGTCACCTCCTCAATCGAGCAACTCATTGAGAGAACATACATTATCGAGTTTGAGGCGCTCCACAAGGACGACCAAAGCCTCCAGTCCAGATGGCACTTCGTTCGATGATTCCTGTACAGTCTACGAAAAACctgaagttttcaagccctCTTTGTTCTATAAATTCGATGACAACACTACTTTATCAGTCACTAATCAAGACTTCAAGTGTCTCTACAATCACGATTGGATTAACGACTCCATTTTAGACTTCTTTGTGAAATATTGGACGGAAGATTCAATTAGGCGGGGAACTATAGTTCGGGAAAAAGTACATGTTTTGTCGTCTTTCTTCTACACGAAGTTGATCAGCAACGCCGACAACTATTATAATAATGTCAAGAAGTGGGTAAATCACACTggtctcttcaaaaagcaaTATCTCGTGATGCCTATTAATATAAACTATCATTGGTTTGGATGCATAATTGAGAACCTCCCGTCTCTGTTCTCCTTCCTTAAAAGAGAGCGCGAGTTCAAGGAAAAGCACCAAAAAAGCGCTGATGGTGATGACATTGAAAATTCAGACGATCTGTCGGTCACTTCGCCCATTGTTACAATACTTGTCTATGACTCCCTTCGACAGACCCACTCTCGTGAAGTGGAACCCATCAAGGAGTTCTTAATTGCGTATGCTGCAGACAAATATGGTCTGGAAGTGTCAAGAAATCAGATAAAAATGAAGAGCTGTCTCGTTCCACAACAGCCAAATATGAGCGACTGTGGGGTGCACGTTATTCTTAACACTAgaaagttttttgagaatcCAACGAAGACTTTTGAGCTATGGAAGTCGGCCAAgtcaaaaaacaaaactgcATCCAAAGTCATCAATGAGTAtttcgagaagaaggaaagaatAAATGCGCGTCCGGATCTACGAAGCGTTCTTTGGAAGCTGCAGGAGAAGCAAATTGAGTTCAATAAGCTAAATGGCGTTACTGAAACCAGCGAAGATGACGGAATCAAAAGTGATGGAGAGCACAGTGATATTGAAATAATTGAGAATTATGAACAACCAGCTACGAGACCAGAGCAGACTTCTGGGCAAATAAACGAggagctttcaaagcctaATGAGGGCCAGTATAGTACTCCCGAAATTCCCGAAAGTAAAGATCAACTCTGTgcttcttcgaagaagGATGCTCCTACTTTAAACTCTGAGTTACCAAAAACTGACATGATCACAGGACCTGAAACTTCAGCAGGTGGTGTTGAAGGCGAATCAAAGGCCTACAAAAGTCAGGACAGGAGGTTTCTCGAAAGCTCGCCAGAACTATTGCCAGCAAAATTATCAGAAGCGTCATCGGAACATCCAGCCCAGGATAAAGGTTCGGTTTCTAAGTACTTTGCCAAGGCAAAATCCAAGCATGGTACTCAAGAGACTCGTGACGACATCGAGGCTTCGGCCTTAGGACTGGACTCTACAAGCGGCGCATCTTATAACGTGATACTTAAACATAAGGATGCTCCAGATCCGGACAAGATAACATGCGGGACGGGAACCCTCGAAAATGACGAAGACAGGGATCTTAGAGCACCCAGTCAAGGGTCTAAAGTCCTCGGTTCACCTTCGTCAACAAATGGCATTGCCATTTTGGGTTCACAGGCTTACGAGGAGAATAAAGGAAACGGGGGACTCACCAGCTCCCCTGACTGCAACTCCGACGATGATGTGAGACTGGTGAGTACAAACTCTGCAGGATCTTTAGATCTATCAGGTCAGCATTCTTCACAAGGAAGCTTTATAAAGCAGCTTTCGCCTGTAAGGaaatttcaagctgctATGTCTAAATACAGTGGTGCAGCGGATGAAGAGGTCTCGGACCGTACTGACTCAATTCATCAGTCACCGCACTTAaaagccttggatgcaCCGCTGTCTCGCAGAAGCGTTATCCAAGACCAAGTACAGGACATCGATGATGGactctcaacaaaaaagttCGCTATTGACGTTGACCGTAGCGGAAGCGAAGAAAGTTGCGATGGCgaacaagaaagctcaaCCAGAAGATCCGGTGTGCATAAGTTTAGGAACTCGCTTGGATGCTCACCAAAACTTGAACATCTTGGAAAACCAGGAAAGGGTTAG
- the TIM44 gene encoding protein translocase subunit TIM44 (similar to uniprot|Q01852 Saccharomyces cerevisiae YIL022W TIM44 48.8 kDa protein involved in mitochondrial protein import): MVFNIAMSISETLLVVSINASDPNVLIGAVILVSLDTVILTVKKFDILISYVLNSINQKGVARGKFRMLRPGRPLKSVVIRRNLAQTFKACQGNPRSPLQIFRETFKQEWKKSQELQDNIKALQDASGKIGESEAYKKAREAYLSAQKGSTIVGKTLKKTGDSVEKIAAKAWESEIGKSTRQAVNKTAAKLDESFEPVRHTRVYKDVSEVMDSSNSSRYGGFISKEQRRLKLEQDIASGKRPKAVKSNEEAGTALVATEIEAKESFGKKVDDFKEKTVVGRKLQDVKQKLWDESENPLIVLMRTIGNKVGGLFAETESARVMGQFKMMDGNFNSESFLSHLREYIIPEVLEAYVKGEEQVLKQWFSEAPYNVYAAQQKVFREQGLFADGRILDIRGVDIVSAKLLPPQDLPVLVVGCRAQEIHLYRDVKTGEVAAGTQSNILMSSYAMVFTRDPENIDDKETEGWKILEFVRGGSRQFT; encoded by the coding sequence ATGGTCTTTAATATAGCAATGTCTATCAGCGAAACCCTCTTGGTAGTAAGTATCAACGCCAGTGATCCAAATGTTCTTATTGGCGCTGTCATTTTGGTCTCTTTAGACACAGTCATCTTAACAgtgaaaaaatttgatattCTAATATCATACGTTCTCAACAGTATCAACCAAAAAGGTGTCGCCAGAGGCAAATTCAGGATGTTGAGACCCGGAAGGCCGCTTAAGAGCGTGGTAATTCGTCGTAACCTAGCACAGACATTTAAGGCCTGTCAGGGGAACCCTAGGTCGCCACTGCAGATCTTCCGCGAAACTTTCAAACAAGAGTGGAAGAAGTCGCAGGAGCTTCAAGACAATATTAAGGCGCTACAAGATGCGTCTGGCAAAATTGGAGAATCCGAAGCATACAAGAAGGCCAGGGAGGCATACCTGAGCGCGCAGAAAGGGTCGACAATTGTGGGAAAGACCCTGAAAAAGACTGGAGACTCTGTGGAGAAGATCGCAGCCAAGGCGTGGGAATCTGAGATCGGTAAAAGCACGCGTCAGGCCGTGAACAAGACTGCTGCGAAGCTTGATGAGTCTTTCGAGCCCGTGAGACACACGCGGGTGTACAAAGATGTGTCCGAGGTGATGGACAGCAGTAACAGTTCGCGTTATGGTGGTTTCATAAGCAAGGAGCAGAGGAGACTGAAACTCGAGCAGGACATTGCGTCCGGAAAGAGACCCAAGGCTGTCAAGAGCAATGAGGAAGCGGGTACCGCATTGGTGGCCACTGAAATTGAGGCCAAAGAATCTTTCGGAAAGAAAGTTGACGACTTCAAGGAGAAAACCGTTGTAGGAAGAAAGCTACAGGATGTTAAACAAAAACTATGGGACGAGAGTGAGAACCCATTGATAGTGCTCATGCGTACTATCGGCAACAAAGTTGGTGGTCTCTTCGCCGAAACGGAGTCAGCGCGGGTGATGGGTCAATTCAAGATGATGGATGGCAACTTCAACAGCGAAAGTTTCCTGAGTCACCTGAGAGAATACATTATCCCCGAGGTACTAGAAGCGTACGTCAAAGGCGAGGAGCAGGTTCTCAAGCAGTGGTTTAGCGAGGCTCCCTACAACGTGTACGCCGCGCAGCAGAAGGTGTTCCGCGAGCAAGGTTTGTTCGCGGATGGCCGTATTCTAGATATCCGTGGCGTGGACATTGTCAGTGCCAAGTTGCTGCCTCCACAGGATCTCCCCGTACTCGTCGTCGGTTGTCGCGCGCAGGAAATTCATCTCTACAGGGACGTCAAGACCGGCGAGGTGGCTGCTGGTACGCAATCCAACATCCTCATGAGCTCCTACGCAATGGTTTTCACGAGAGACCCGGAGAACATCGATGACAAGGAAACTGAGGGCTGGAAAATCCTAGAGTTTGTACGCGGCGGGTCCAGACAGTTCACATAA
- a CDS encoding uncharacterized protein (conserved hypothetical protein) → MNGLKPMTGAQKVAVPDLRFEQTFQRALRREASKNQKATSQGHSTTDADATISASVICKVVLRDVLLMPFLQGILWTSALIALKPWLHMVRIRGQLVGHRIYEMVLGKGLVRKRA, encoded by the coding sequence ATGAATGGCCTGAAACCAATGACAGGTGCCCAAAAAGTCGCCGTCCCGGACCTGCGTTTCGAACAAACGTTCCAGAGAGCGCTGCGCAGAGAAGCCAGCAAAAATCAGAAGGCCACTTCCCAGGGCCACAGCACAACTGACGCAGACGCCACTATAAGTGCCTCCGTGATATGCAAAGTTGTTTTGCGCGACGTCCTGTTAATGCCCTTTTTACAAGGCATTCTCTGGACTAGTGCTCTGATAGCGTTGAAACCATGGCTGCATATGGTAAGGATACGCGGACAACTGGTGGGCCACCGCATTTACGAGATGGTTTTGGGCAAGGGCCTCGTGCGCAAGCGCGCATGA
- the RPB3 gene encoding DNA-directed RNA polymerase II core subunit RPB3 (similar to uniprot|P16370 Saccharomyces cerevisiae YIL021W), translated as MAEEGPQVKIREATKDNVDFILSNVDITMANSLRRVMIAEIPTLAIDSVEVETNTSVLADEFISHRLGLIPLQSSDINDLIYCRDCYCEDHCDRCSVVLTLQAVGESESTTNVYAKDLVIVSNLMGRNIGHPIIQDKDGNGVLICKLRKGQELKLKCVAKKGISKEHAKWSPAAAIEFEYDPWNKLKHTDYWHETDAAAEWPQSKNCEYEDPPNEDEAFDYNAKPTTFYMNVETVGSLTVDQVVIRGMKTLQDKVADILFSLKKMDQDKVNFGGTAGMVDQDGGAMPVEPDSGFAYGSGGPSSGSGMGGGPGAPFGHTGPSSGFDDAW; from the coding sequence ATGGCAGAAGAAGGACCTCAGGTGAAGATTAGAGAAGCTACCAAAGACAATGTGGACTTCATTCTCTCCAACGTGGATATAACGATGGCCAACTCGTTGCGTAGAGTCATGATAGCAGAGATCCCAACACTTGCGATCGACTCAGTGGAGGTGGAAACCAACACCTCTGTGCTGGCAGACGAATTTATTTCGCACCGCCTGGGCCTAATCCCGCTGCAGAGCAGCGATATCAATGATCTCATCTACTGCAGAGACTGCTATTGCGAAGACCACTGCGACCGATGCTCCGTTGTGCTGACACTGCAGGCCGTGGGCGAGAGCGAGTCGACTACCAACGTCTATGCCAAGGATTTAGTGATCGTAAGCAACCTGATGGGCCGCAACATCGGCCACCCTATTATCCAGGACAAAGACGGTAACGGCGTACTCATCTGCAAGCTGCGTAAGGGCcaggagctcaagctcaaatgTGTTGCCAAAAAGGGTATCTCCAAGGAGCACGCTAAGTGGTCACCTGCGGCGGCTATAGAATTCGAATACGACCCTTGGAACAAGCTAAAACACACCGACTACTGGCACGAGACTGATGCCGCGGCAGAGTGGCCGCAGTCCAAGAACTGCGAGTACGAGGACCCACCAAACGAGGACGAAGCCTTTGACTACAACGCTAAGCCAACTACATTCTACATGAACGTCGAGACTGTTGGGTCTCTGACCGTTGACCAGGTCGTCATCCGCGGCATGAAGACTCTGCAGGACAAAGTGGCAGACATTTTGTTCTCactgaaaaaaatggacCAAGACAAGGTCAACTTCGGAGGCACTGCGGGCATGGTGGATCAGGACGGAGGAGCTATGCCCGTGGAGCCCGATTCCGGCTTCGCATACGGCAGTGGCGGGCCCAGCAGTGGTAGCGGAATGGGCGGCGGCCCGGGCGCTCCTTTCGGCCACACGGGTCCAAGCTCCGGGTTTGATGATGCATGGTAA